Genomic DNA from Paucilactobacillus hokkaidonensis JCM 18461:
GGAGTTGAAACAGCAAGGGACGTTACAAAAGCAAATCTAAGTGCAGGTGTAAGTTATCAAACGAAACAAACACTTCAATATTTAATTGAACACAATAAAGCTGTGTACCCGGAAACAATTACGACCTATAATGCATGGGTTGCAGATAATGGAGGTATTTAATGGATAGCAAAGAGATTTTAAAGACAGTAGTAAGGGCTGCTGATGATAAACGTGCTGAAGACATGGTTGCGTTAGATGTCAGAGAAGTTAGTCTGATGGCTGATTATTTTGTCATTATGGATGCAAATTCAAAACGACAAGTACAAGCAATTGCTGAGGCAGTGGTCGATCAGGATCAAGCATCAGATATCACAGTAAAACAAGTTGAAGGTAAACAGACTGGTGAATGGGTGCTAGTAGATTTAGGCGATGTGATTGTGCATATTTTCCAAAAAGAACAGCGTGAATACTATAATTTAGAAAAATTATGGTCACAAGCACCATTGGTTAATATTGATGCGTGGATGGAAGTATGATTTATGCCAGCTTCGCCCAGCTATATGACGAACTATTTGACGAGAAACTATATGTTGAATGGGAAGAATTTGTCACAGCACAAATAAATCCTAATAGTAATACTTTGGACCTTGCTGGTGGGGCTGGCAGACTAGCAACTTTGTTAGCAAAACGTAATTATTCGGTTGACGTGGCGGACCTATCTACAGAAATGCTTAGCTTGGCTGAACAGCATGCCCGGGAAAACAATGTAGATATTAAATTGTTTGAGGCTAATATGCTTGATCTTAGTGAGTTGAGTCAGTACGATAACATTCTATGTTTTGCTGATTCATTGTGTTATTTAAAGGATTTAACGCAAATTGAAACCACCTTTACTCAGGTAAACGGACATTTAACTGATAATGGGATGTTTTTGTTTGATGTAATTACACCGTATCAGACGGACTATGTTTATCCTGATTATATGTATAATTATGAGGATGAGCAACATGAGCGCGCTTTTTTATGGCAAAGCTATGCTGACGAACAACAAGAACATGGTGTGATTCACGAGCTAACTTTTTTTAATCAAATTAACAAGCAAAATAAGTATGAGCGTGTTGCTGAAACTCATTTTGAAAAGACGTATGAACTTGATCAATATTTGGCGGCACTGAAACAAGCTAATTTTAGCAAAGTAACGGTTAGCGCTGACTTTGGTCATCAAAAAATTAATGAGCAGACAACACGGTGGTTTTTTGTTTGTCAAAAGTGAGTGTGGTTAGATGAAAGCGGTTGGGCTGGTAGCAGAATATAATCCGTTGCATAACGGTCATTTGTATCATTTAAAGATGGCCAAACAGATTACCAAAGCGGATGTTACAGTTGCCGTGATGAGCGGTAATTTTACGCAGCGGGCTGAACCAACAATTTTAGACAAATGGCAACGAACTAAAGAAGCATTATCCGTTGGAGTTGATTTGGTGGTTGAATTACCAATGCAGTATGCAGTCCAACCAGCCCATCTATTTGCGAGTGGAGCACTTTCATTATTGGATAGTTTGCAGATTGACGATTTTGTTTTTGGAGCCGAACATCCAGATTGGGACTTTAATTCACTAGTTCAAGCTGAAAATAAGTTTGAGTCCACCGATTTTTCAAAATATAATGCTACTTACGCGACTGCTTTTAATAACCAGTTAATTGAGCATACTGGTATTTCTTTAACGGAACCAAATGATATTTTAGCGTTTGGATACACTAAAGCTAAACTGAAGTCAAAATTATCGGTTAACTTACATCCGGTTAAGCGCGTTGGTAGTGCCTATCATGATGAAAAAATTGATGACACCAGTTCTATTAGTAGTGCCAGTGCGATTAGAAAGGCTGTAAAAAATGGTAGTGCTGGTTTTGAATCGCTAGTACCAGAACAAACTGCGGTAGATTTAAAAGAGTTGAAGGATGTTAATGATTGGAATGATTTATATCCATTGCTGCGATATCAACTAATTCAAGCACCATTGAACTATTTGGCACAGACATATCAAATGTCTGAGGGATTAGAACATCGATTAAAACAGGCTGCACAAAGGGCTTCTGATTTTGATGCGTTTATGCGGTTGGCTAAGAGTAAACGATACACGTATTCTCGGATACAGCGAGTTTGTTTGTATGCACTTTTACAAATTAGTGATGAACAGATGCAAATTAAAAATAAACAGTTGTATTTGCGAATATTAGGTTTTAATCACCTTGGTCAAGAATATTTACATCAGATTAAGAAAACTGTTAAAATACCAATAATTACAAAAGTAGATCAAAAGAGTAGAGATGGACAGTTGCAATTAGATTACCGTGCAGGAAAGTTGTATGAACAATTATCTGGTGTAGAACAGGATATGCGACGTAGACCGATTATTGTTTAGTTTAGTATTTTTCAGACTTTTTTTGGACATGTTCGTAAGGTCGGATATCAATAGTTAGGTTGCAAATAACAATTAATAAGTCGATTTATAGTTTATTGATTGTTATTTGCAACTTAGTTTGTGAAATCTAAACGTCCCACGAACACTGTCAAGGATATAACGTTGACAATCAATTTGTGTCCTAGTATAATTAAGCACGTTGCATTAGGAGGTAGTACCATGAAATGGTCATTGAATGAACTGCAGCAATACCAAGATGAGCCACTTTCGTTGAATAGTACGATTGACCTGAACGCATCATTAACTGAGCGTTTCCCCGATTTGATTTTGGCAGTAGCTCCCGTGAACGTAACGGGATATCTTTCTTATGAAAAAGGGGATGTGATGGTAACAGCCACGGTTAAAACCGATTTGACCTTACCATCAACGCGCTCATTGACACCGGTGAAATTTCCAACTCAATTTACATTCACTGAGTACTATTTGGAGGATGAAAGTCATATTGAGCGATATGAAAATGATGAAACGGTGATTGTGTTGGATGACGATCGAAAGATTGATTTTGATGAGGCAGTGGCAGAAAACATTGTCTTAGAGCTTCCAATGCGCGTTTTGTCCAAAGAAGA
This window encodes:
- a CDS encoding YceD family protein; protein product: MKWSLNELQQYQDEPLSLNSTIDLNASLTERFPDLILAVAPVNVTGYLSYEKGDVMVTATVKTDLTLPSTRSLTPVKFPTQFTFTEYYLEDESHIERYENDETVIVLDDDRKIDFDEAVAENIVLELPMRVLSKEEQQQGAPLPTGSGWEVVSEEDYVANGTKHDSVDPRLAKLKELLPDQDDNNN
- a CDS encoding nucleotidyltransferase, with protein sequence MKAVGLVAEYNPLHNGHLYHLKMAKQITKADVTVAVMSGNFTQRAEPTILDKWQRTKEALSVGVDLVVELPMQYAVQPAHLFASGALSLLDSLQIDDFVFGAEHPDWDFNSLVQAENKFESTDFSKYNATYATAFNNQLIEHTGISLTEPNDILAFGYTKAKLKSKLSVNLHPVKRVGSAYHDEKIDDTSSISSASAIRKAVKNGSAGFESLVPEQTAVDLKELKDVNDWNDLYPLLRYQLIQAPLNYLAQTYQMSEGLEHRLKQAAQRASDFDAFMRLAKSKRYTYSRIQRVCLYALLQISDEQMQIKNKQLYLRILGFNHLGQEYLHQIKKTVKIPIITKVDQKSRDGQLQLDYRAGKLYEQLSGVEQDMRRRPIIV
- the rsfS gene encoding ribosome silencing factor, yielding MDSKEILKTVVRAADDKRAEDMVALDVREVSLMADYFVIMDANSKRQVQAIAEAVVDQDQASDITVKQVEGKQTGEWVLVDLGDVIVHIFQKEQREYYNLEKLWSQAPLVNIDAWMEV
- a CDS encoding class I SAM-dependent DNA methyltransferase, whose translation is MIYASFAQLYDELFDEKLYVEWEEFVTAQINPNSNTLDLAGGAGRLATLLAKRNYSVDVADLSTEMLSLAEQHARENNVDIKLFEANMLDLSELSQYDNILCFADSLCYLKDLTQIETTFTQVNGHLTDNGMFLFDVITPYQTDYVYPDYMYNYEDEQHERAFLWQSYADEQQEHGVIHELTFFNQINKQNKYERVAETHFEKTYELDQYLAALKQANFSKVTVSADFGHQKINEQTTRWFFVCQK